The following are encoded together in the Gilvimarinus sp. DA14 genome:
- the mreC gene encoding rod shape-determining protein MreC, which translates to MFTKGPAVSSRFALFSLIALTLVLLSLYTDILDEPRRQLSVIAKPFYQVTDWPGKLNEWRKDTFVSHGTLAEENQRLETELLIHQRKLQQMAALAAENARLRQLLNATELLEDDVLVAELIGVSPNPLSHTVVLNRGSEDGVYEGQPVLDAQGLVGQVTEVGPDSARVLLVSDPSHALPVQVNRNGVRSIAEGTGDLHQLKLRHVSNTTDIREGDLLVSSGLGQRFPAGYPVAVVEKVVRDPGQPFAEIIVKPMAELDRVRNVLLVFDAPVVDQ; encoded by the coding sequence CTGTTTACCAAAGGCCCCGCCGTCAGTTCTCGCTTTGCACTGTTCAGCCTAATTGCGCTGACGCTGGTGCTATTGTCCCTGTACACCGATATTCTGGATGAGCCGCGTCGCCAGCTGAGCGTTATCGCCAAACCCTTCTATCAGGTAACCGATTGGCCCGGCAAGCTTAACGAGTGGCGCAAAGACACATTCGTCTCCCACGGCACTCTGGCCGAGGAAAATCAGCGCCTGGAAACCGAACTTTTGATTCACCAGCGCAAGCTCCAGCAAATGGCGGCCCTGGCGGCGGAAAACGCTCGCTTGCGCCAGCTATTAAACGCCACTGAACTGTTGGAAGACGATGTGCTGGTGGCGGAGCTTATCGGCGTCTCGCCCAACCCTTTGAGTCATACGGTCGTGCTTAATCGCGGTAGCGAAGACGGCGTTTACGAGGGCCAGCCGGTGCTGGATGCTCAGGGCCTGGTGGGCCAGGTAACCGAGGTGGGGCCCGACAGCGCGCGGGTGCTGTTGGTGTCGGATCCCTCTCACGCGCTGCCGGTGCAGGTAAACCGCAATGGTGTGCGCAGTATTGCCGAGGGTACGGGCGATTTGCATCAGCTCAAATTGCGCCATGTGTCCAACACCACTGATATCCGCGAGGGCGATTTGCTGGTCAGTTCCGGCCTGGGACAGAGGTTCCCGGCGGGCTATCCTGTTGCGGTGGTGGAGAAAGTAGTGCGCGATCCCGGCCAGCCCTTTGCCGAAATTATTGTCAAACCCATGGCCGAGTTGGACCGGGTGCGCAATGTTCTGCTGGTATTCGACGCGCCTGTGGTTGATCAGTAA
- a CDS encoding nucleoside triphosphate pyrophosphatase yields the protein MTPLYLASGSPRRRELLTQIGVKFQRVAVDVPEVQAPSETPSDYVQRLALDKARAGLRALDGKPGVVLGADTLGVLDGQVLEKPLSREHGADLLRAMSGREHTVMTAVATTDGERELLRLVQSQVRFRPLSEDDISRYWLTGEPQDKAGGYAIQGFGAVFVSELRGSYSAVVGLPLEATAQMLSEYNIPVWQS from the coding sequence ATGACGCCGCTTTATCTTGCATCCGGTTCACCGCGTCGGCGTGAGTTGCTGACACAAATTGGCGTTAAGTTCCAGCGTGTGGCGGTAGATGTGCCTGAAGTGCAGGCGCCGAGTGAAACACCATCGGACTATGTTCAGCGTTTGGCTTTGGATAAAGCCCGCGCGGGGTTGCGCGCATTGGACGGCAAGCCGGGTGTTGTCTTGGGGGCTGATACCCTGGGGGTGCTGGATGGCCAAGTGCTGGAAAAGCCGTTAAGCCGTGAACATGGCGCCGATTTGCTGCGTGCCATGTCGGGCCGCGAGCACACCGTTATGACCGCGGTGGCAACCACAGACGGCGAGCGAGAGCTGCTGCGCCTGGTACAGAGCCAGGTTAGGTTTCGGCCGTTAAGCGAAGATGACATAAGCCGCTATTGGCTCACTGGCGAGCCCCAAGACAAAGCCGGTGGCTATGCCATCCAGGGTTTTGGTGCGGTATTTGTCAGTGAGCTGCGTGGCAGTTATTCGGCGGTGGTGGGCCTGCCCCTTGAGGCGACAGCGCAAATGTTGAGCGAGTACAATATCCCTGTCTGGCAATCGTAA
- the yjgA gene encoding ribosome biogenesis factor YjgA translates to MNDTIDYDEEFDEGPSKSQRKREMHALQELGQQLTELSDTQLASIELPEEVHAAIVEMHRIRQREARRRHLQFIGKMMRKVDGDEVKARLEAIKAQGSLSVQRQHLIEQWRDRMLSGDKQAVSDFIEAYPNVDIQHLRQLVRQAQKEKSQNKPPAHARKLFRCLRDTLAEAD, encoded by the coding sequence GTGAACGATACAATAGATTACGACGAAGAATTTGACGAAGGCCCCAGTAAAAGCCAGCGCAAAAGAGAAATGCACGCCCTGCAAGAGTTGGGACAACAGCTCACCGAATTAAGCGACACTCAGCTGGCCAGTATCGAGCTGCCAGAGGAAGTACACGCCGCCATCGTCGAGATGCATCGAATTCGTCAGCGCGAAGCGCGCCGTCGGCATTTGCAGTTTATCGGCAAAATGATGCGCAAGGTCGATGGCGATGAGGTCAAAGCTCGTCTGGAGGCGATCAAAGCCCAGGGCTCTTTGAGCGTGCAACGTCAGCATTTAATTGAGCAGTGGCGCGATCGCATGCTCTCGGGCGACAAACAGGCAGTGTCAGATTTTATCGAAGCCTATCCCAACGTCGATATTCAGCACCTGCGTCAGTTGGTGCGCCAGGCGCAAAAAGAAAAATCGCAGAATAAACCGCCCGCCCATGCGCGCAAATTGTTTCGCTGCCTACGCGACACTCTGGCCGAGGCCGATTGA
- a CDS encoding YhdP family protein — MRRFVRLTLRIFYLTVAFTLIALAIVVQLGRSLTYLVSDYREELAAVLSQQTGTRIELGALNAHWSGLQPLLEADEIRIFGGADNHVLLAMDEAQLRLDLVSSLWQWAPVWSSVTLRGGAITLQQDDAGRWRLRGSREGGKPMSAELQDKLFDILLASRRIGIEQTQVDVQFHSGESINLKSPNLLLENRGSFHRLLLQLGLPENPHAFYLVMEADGDPRRQRSELQGYLQLRDFPLARVASTLPEQWLQNSAVDISGRLDATIWLRRDKDREPLRLQGDLRLADAGLETNSVNLSVDHLQTDLAGHYRQGEWQLGFKSLFLAAGGVSQSGLNISLGQASAQAPLLARMEQLDLTWLSRQLQASGAFSHSELLTQLLQDLKPRGQLRSLQLTLPPKDWTQMNIAAQLQDVAVESWRGVPAFSGVGGYLQSNLSHGQIQLNAPHGFSMAFDKVYAEPLAFDSAGGTVAWRVLPEENDIDVYSGPLELSDGAERARGVFHLSLPIKRNTGPIDLTIALTATDVLAEQYRKYLPEVVPQSLTDYLQRGIGRNNPGVAERGAFIYRGTLNEKGPQAYSVGLDLQLQKASFLYHPDWPPVQDVSGRLVVDDGDLHGRINVGEIYNSAIVDTHITLSDNPHDDGKWLQLTGKVDGIASDGLRILRQSVLRRYVGSQMDSWYLHGDLLAAVDLGIPLQSGAQGAYQKLTMDVDASMFALDNFNLELSDLSGRISYDSATGLDSEDLTAQLFGSPTHIDIGTVRDEHATALTTIDVKAAASAVQLADWSGQPMLNFVRGQLPLDVHIELNHNYSREPDASDDARVAAVSVEADLHSAAIDLPAPLGKPKGESGLLTLNYILGAQTALADVHYLDRLRAMLHLTQDGKKLMGGAISLGGEPELAAEPALRITGELNSIDPQAWLSTWDKVKTMRGQGSDADFANAGATLGIPIEAEILLKQHSIAGLKLQDLALSFKQLPEAWLLGLEHPLASGELFWPMAAGEPLQLDLVSLNLPASLLEPAANDSEQQQGENDNGPVAKVWQQLQTWPAVDVSVAAVSVDDKPYGQWQFAFRPEPGRLNFVDVQGDIRGLGVAGVAPSSGAQVSVLLNEEGVQTELQALLSATDMGQVLSAWGAPASIESESARYGLDLGWPGAPQDFALAKLVGQVQANIEQGRFIRTNAGASEGLLRLMGLFNFDSLARRVRLDFSDLYKSGLTFDHINGGLTFASGTLNITEPVQMQSPSGRMQLLGAVDLVEQTLDTRLVATIPMGGNLTVIAALAAGLPAAAGVFVLSKLFEDQMNKVTSVSYKISGSWDDPVSEFEGVAEDLGAE, encoded by the coding sequence ATGAGACGGTTTGTGCGTCTGACATTGCGAATTTTTTACCTCACTGTGGCGTTCACGCTAATCGCGCTTGCGATTGTGGTGCAGCTGGGGCGCAGCCTGACCTATCTGGTAAGCGATTACCGCGAAGAGCTGGCCGCTGTTTTATCGCAGCAAACGGGCACCCGGATTGAGTTGGGTGCGCTAAATGCCCATTGGTCCGGTTTGCAGCCGTTGCTGGAGGCCGATGAGATTCGCATATTCGGCGGCGCCGATAATCATGTGTTGCTGGCCATGGACGAGGCGCAATTGCGGCTGGATTTAGTCTCTTCACTCTGGCAGTGGGCCCCCGTTTGGAGCAGTGTGACGTTGCGCGGTGGCGCCATCACTTTGCAACAGGATGATGCTGGCCGCTGGCGACTGCGCGGCAGCCGCGAGGGTGGCAAGCCCATGTCGGCCGAGTTGCAAGACAAGCTCTTCGATATTCTGCTGGCCTCGCGCCGCATCGGCATTGAACAGACGCAGGTGGATGTCCAGTTTCACTCCGGCGAAAGTATCAATCTGAAGTCTCCCAACCTGTTATTGGAAAATCGTGGCAGCTTCCACCGTTTGCTGTTACAGCTGGGGTTGCCAGAAAACCCACACGCGTTTTATTTAGTAATGGAAGCGGACGGCGATCCGCGTAGGCAGCGCAGTGAATTACAAGGTTATTTGCAGCTGCGTGACTTTCCCCTCGCACGAGTGGCGTCCACTTTGCCAGAGCAGTGGCTACAAAATTCCGCCGTGGACATTTCTGGCCGCCTCGATGCCACCATCTGGCTACGGCGGGATAAAGACCGCGAGCCTTTGCGTTTACAGGGGGATTTACGGCTTGCCGATGCCGGGCTTGAGACCAACTCAGTAAACCTGAGTGTCGATCATTTGCAGACAGATTTGGCGGGACACTATCGGCAGGGTGAATGGCAATTGGGGTTCAAGTCACTGTTTCTCGCCGCTGGAGGCGTGTCCCAGAGCGGATTGAATATATCCCTTGGCCAGGCGTCGGCACAGGCGCCTTTGCTGGCGCGCATGGAGCAGTTGGATTTAACCTGGCTCAGTCGTCAGCTGCAGGCAAGCGGAGCATTTTCCCATAGCGAACTGCTTACTCAATTGTTACAGGATCTCAAGCCGCGAGGTCAATTGCGCTCGCTGCAACTGACCTTGCCGCCAAAGGACTGGACGCAAATGAATATTGCCGCACAGCTACAGGATGTTGCGGTAGAAAGCTGGCGAGGCGTGCCCGCTTTTAGTGGAGTGGGTGGTTACCTGCAATCAAATTTATCCCATGGTCAGATCCAGCTCAATGCGCCGCACGGCTTTTCGATGGCGTTCGACAAGGTTTACGCAGAGCCTTTGGCGTTTGACTCCGCCGGCGGTACGGTAGCTTGGCGAGTGCTGCCAGAGGAAAATGATATTGATGTCTACTCTGGCCCGCTTGAGTTAAGTGATGGCGCCGAGCGGGCGCGGGGCGTGTTTCATCTGTCACTACCTATTAAGCGGAACACTGGCCCCATTGATTTAACCATCGCTCTGACGGCCACCGACGTATTGGCTGAGCAGTACCGCAAGTATTTACCCGAGGTGGTGCCGCAGTCGCTCACCGATTATTTGCAGCGCGGCATTGGTCGCAATAATCCAGGAGTTGCCGAGCGAGGCGCTTTTATTTATCGCGGCACCTTGAATGAAAAAGGCCCGCAAGCCTACAGCGTGGGGTTGGATTTACAGCTGCAGAAGGCGTCGTTTCTCTATCACCCGGATTGGCCGCCGGTGCAGGATGTCAGTGGCCGCTTAGTGGTGGATGACGGTGATTTGCACGGTCGTATTAATGTTGGCGAGATTTATAACAGTGCCATTGTCGATACGCATATCACTCTCAGTGATAACCCGCATGATGATGGCAAGTGGCTTCAGCTGACCGGCAAGGTCGACGGTATTGCCAGCGATGGCCTGCGGATTTTGCGCCAGAGTGTTCTGCGTCGCTATGTCGGCAGCCAGATGGACAGCTGGTATCTGCACGGCGATTTGCTCGCCGCGGTGGATCTGGGAATTCCGCTACAGTCGGGCGCGCAAGGCGCCTATCAAAAGCTGACCATGGATGTGGATGCTTCCATGTTTGCGCTGGATAATTTCAATCTCGAGCTGTCCGACTTGAGCGGCAGAATTTCCTACGATTCTGCAACAGGGCTGGACTCCGAGGATCTGACCGCTCAGCTGTTTGGCTCACCCACTCATATTGATATTGGCACTGTGCGCGATGAGCATGCTACAGCTCTCACCACTATTGATGTTAAAGCTGCCGCCAGCGCTGTCCAGCTGGCTGATTGGAGCGGTCAGCCAATGCTGAATTTTGTCCGCGGCCAGTTACCCTTGGATGTACACATTGAGCTAAATCACAACTACTCGCGCGAGCCAGACGCCAGTGATGATGCGCGGGTAGCTGCGGTGTCGGTCGAGGCGGATTTGCACAGTGCGGCTATTGATCTACCTGCGCCTCTCGGCAAACCGAAAGGGGAATCGGGACTGCTGACGTTAAATTATATTCTCGGCGCCCAGACGGCGCTGGCGGATGTGCACTATCTGGATCGTTTGCGGGCCATGTTGCACTTGACACAGGACGGTAAAAAACTAATGGGCGGTGCTATCAGTTTGGGCGGAGAGCCCGAGCTTGCCGCCGAACCCGCACTGCGTATTACCGGCGAGCTAAACTCGATTGACCCGCAGGCTTGGTTGAGCACCTGGGACAAAGTTAAAACAATGCGCGGCCAAGGCTCGGATGCAGACTTCGCTAATGCCGGTGCGACCCTTGGTATACCCATTGAAGCCGAAATTCTACTCAAGCAGCACAGCATAGCCGGGCTGAAATTGCAGGACCTGGCGCTGAGTTTCAAGCAGCTGCCTGAAGCCTGGCTGCTGGGGTTGGAGCATCCATTGGCAAGCGGTGAGTTGTTCTGGCCCATGGCTGCCGGAGAGCCTTTGCAGCTGGACTTAGTCAGTTTGAATTTACCCGCAAGTTTATTGGAACCCGCTGCGAATGACTCCGAGCAACAGCAGGGTGAAAATGACAATGGCCCGGTGGCAAAGGTGTGGCAGCAGTTGCAAACCTGGCCTGCAGTCGATGTATCTGTGGCGGCGGTAAGTGTAGATGATAAGCCCTATGGTCAGTGGCAGTTCGCTTTTCGCCCAGAGCCGGGACGGCTGAACTTTGTCGATGTGCAAGGCGATATACGGGGTTTGGGTGTGGCTGGCGTAGCGCCGAGCAGTGGTGCGCAAGTGTCTGTATTGTTGAACGAAGAGGGCGTGCAAACTGAGTTACAGGCCCTGCTGAGCGCCACAGATATGGGGCAGGTGTTAAGCGCTTGGGGTGCGCCCGCCAGTATTGAAAGTGAGTCGGCGCGCTATGGTCTGGATTTGGGTTGGCCGGGAGCGCCGCAGGATTTTGCCCTGGCAAAGCTGGTCGGCCAGGTGCAGGCCAATATCGAACAGGGGCGTTTTATTCGCACCAATGCCGGTGCCAGCGAGGGCTTGCTGCGTTTGATGGGGCTGTTTAATTTTGATTCTCTGGCACGCCGGGTGCGCTTGGATTTTTCCGATCTTTATAAAAGCGGATTGACCTTCGACCATATCAACGGTGGCTTAACCTTTGCCAGTGGCACCTTGAATATAACCGAGCCTGTGCAGATGCAGAGCCCGTCGGGGCGGATGCAGCTTTTGGGGGCGGTGGATTTGGTCGAGCAAACCTTGGATACCCGGCTGGTGGCGACCATCCCCATGGGGGGGAATTTAACCGTGATTGCCGCTTTGGCAGCGGGCCTGCCGGCAGCTGCCGGGGTGTTTGTGCTCAGTAAATTATTTGAAGACCAGATGAATAAGGTAACCAGCGTCAGCTACAAAATTAGCGGCAGTTGGGACGACCCGGTATCTGAGTTTGAAGGCGTTGCCGAAGATCTTGGCGCCGAGTGA
- a CDS encoding rod shape-determining protein — MFKYLRGAFSNDLSIDLGTANTLIYVRGRGIVLDEPSVVAIRHHNGQKIVEAVGTEAKRMLGRTPGNITAIRPLKDGVIADFQVTEKMLQHFIRKVHENSWFAPSPRVLISVPCLSTEVEKRAIRESALGAGALEVRLIEEPMAAAIGAGLKVAEASGSMVVDIGGGTTEIAVISLNGVVYSDSVRIGGDRFDEAIVNYVRRHYGSIIGDATAERIKQEIGCAYASSEVREIDVRGRNLAEGVPRSFTLNSDEILEALQEPLAGIVQSVKSALEQSPPELASDIAESGVVLTGGGALLRDIDRLLANETGLPFVVAEDPLTCVARGGGLAMEMNDKRNIDLLSS; from the coding sequence TTTCCAACGACCTTTCTATTGATCTCGGTACAGCCAACACGCTTATTTATGTGCGCGGACGCGGTATCGTGCTCGACGAGCCCTCCGTAGTGGCCATTCGCCATCACAACGGGCAAAAAATTGTCGAGGCGGTGGGCACCGAAGCCAAACGCATGCTGGGCCGTACCCCAGGCAATATTACCGCCATTCGCCCCTTAAAAGACGGCGTGATTGCCGACTTCCAAGTTACCGAGAAAATGCTGCAGCACTTTATTCGCAAAGTGCACGAAAATAGTTGGTTTGCCCCCAGCCCCCGGGTGTTGATCAGTGTTCCCTGTTTATCCACCGAAGTAGAAAAGCGCGCGATTCGCGAATCGGCCCTGGGCGCCGGCGCCCTAGAGGTACGCTTAATAGAGGAACCCATGGCGGCCGCCATTGGCGCGGGCCTAAAAGTGGCCGAGGCCAGTGGTTCGATGGTGGTGGATATCGGTGGCGGTACGACCGAAATTGCCGTAATCAGCTTAAACGGCGTGGTTTACTCCGATTCTGTGCGCATTGGTGGTGACCGCTTTGATGAGGCCATTGTCAACTATGTGCGCCGTCACTACGGCAGCATTATTGGCGATGCCACCGCCGAGCGCATCAAGCAAGAGATTGGTTGCGCCTACGCCAGCAGTGAAGTGCGCGAAATTGACGTACGCGGTCGCAATCTGGCCGAGGGTGTGCCCCGCAGCTTTACCTTAAACAGCGACGAAATTCTCGAGGCCCTGCAAGAGCCTTTGGCCGGTATCGTCCAGTCGGTGAAAAGCGCGCTGGAGCAATCTCCGCCCGAGCTGGCCTCGGATATCGCCGAGAGCGGTGTGGTATTGACCGGCGGGGGCGCCCTGCTGCGCGACATTGACCGTTTACTGGCCAACGAGACTGGTCTGCCGTTTGTGGTGGCGGAAGACCCGCTGACCTGCGTGGCTCGCGGCGGTGGTCTGGCCATGGAAATGAACGACAAACGCAATATTGATTTGCTGTCATCTTGA
- the ptsN gene encoding PTS IIA-like nitrogen regulatory protein PtsN: MMQIDQILSPQRTLCRIEGVSKKRALEILANTIAEQVPGMDADDIFRRLIAREKLGSTGIGHGIAIPHCRIPGCDSTLGALITLEEPIDFDAIDGEAVDVVFAMLVPAEAEDDHLKTLAALASALNEAPYRDALRRAESPEQLYQAAIDQPD; encoded by the coding sequence ATCATGCAAATAGATCAAATACTCTCCCCCCAGCGTACCCTATGTCGCATCGAAGGCGTGAGTAAGAAGCGCGCCCTGGAAATTCTCGCCAACACCATTGCCGAGCAGGTGCCGGGAATGGATGCCGATGATATTTTCAGGCGGCTTATCGCACGGGAAAAGTTAGGCTCCACCGGCATCGGCCATGGCATCGCCATTCCCCACTGCCGTATTCCCGGCTGCGACTCCACCCTCGGGGCACTCATCACCCTTGAAGAGCCCATCGACTTCGACGCTATCGACGGCGAAGCGGTGGATGTCGTATTTGCCATGCTTGTTCCGGCCGAAGCCGAAGATGACCATTTAAAAACCCTGGCAGCGCTTGCCTCAGCATTAAATGAAGCGCCCTACCGTGACGCCTTGCGCCGGGCCGAGTCGCCAGAGCAGCTGTATCAAGCCGCAATAGATCAGCCGGATTAA
- the rng gene encoding ribonuclease G: protein MSEEILINVSPVETRVALVDNGVLQELHIERSHRKGFVGNLYKGKVVRVLPGMQAAFVDIGLERTGFIHAQDLVPEFVEGESRRAELPDIRTLVREGQTILVQVSKDPISTKGARLTTHITLSSRYLVYMPNSPHIGVSIRIDDEAERDRLRSAVESAVKESDGRGGFIVRTVAEGIDEDAVVADIPFLQKLWQDLNDKLAAVDVPAVVYQDMPLTLRSLRDLARSPIEKIRVDSRLSWTHMREFANDYAPQLINIIECYQGERPLLDLYGVEDEIARALDTRVPLKSSGYLIIEQTEAMTTVDVNTGAFVGRRNLEETIFKTNMEAAGAIARQLRVRNIGGIIVLDFIDMQDPEHQRQVLRTLEKALEKDHAKTKITGVSELGLVEMTRKRTRESLGQMLCEPCPMCRGRGEVKSAETVCYEVFREILREARAYDNEKFLVLAASVVVDRLLDEEAAYVADLEAFIGRTIEFQVEPLFNQEQYDIVLV, encoded by the coding sequence GTGAGCGAAGAAATTCTAATTAACGTATCGCCGGTGGAAACCCGAGTGGCATTGGTGGACAACGGTGTGCTGCAAGAGCTCCACATTGAGCGCAGCCATCGCAAAGGATTTGTGGGCAATCTGTACAAGGGCAAGGTGGTGCGGGTACTGCCCGGCATGCAAGCGGCTTTTGTCGATATCGGCCTGGAGCGCACGGGTTTTATTCACGCTCAAGATCTGGTGCCTGAATTTGTCGAGGGAGAATCCCGGCGTGCAGAGTTGCCGGATATCCGAACTTTGGTGCGCGAAGGCCAGACGATCTTGGTGCAGGTCAGTAAAGATCCCATCAGCACCAAAGGCGCGCGCTTAACCACGCATATCACGCTTTCCTCCCGCTATTTGGTTTATATGCCCAACAGCCCGCATATAGGCGTATCCATTCGTATTGATGATGAAGCCGAGCGCGACCGCCTGCGTTCGGCGGTAGAAAGCGCAGTAAAAGAGAGCGATGGTCGCGGTGGTTTTATTGTGCGTACCGTGGCCGAGGGGATTGATGAAGACGCGGTCGTGGCAGATATTCCCTTTTTGCAAAAGCTCTGGCAAGACCTTAACGATAAGCTGGCGGCAGTGGATGTGCCCGCGGTGGTTTATCAGGATATGCCGCTTACCCTGCGTTCGCTGCGCGATCTGGCGCGCTCACCAATTGAAAAAATTCGCGTCGATTCGCGGTTAAGCTGGACCCATATGCGCGAGTTTGCCAATGACTATGCGCCCCAGCTAATCAATATTATCGAGTGTTATCAGGGCGAGCGCCCGCTGTTGGATTTGTACGGGGTTGAAGACGAGATTGCGCGCGCTCTAGATACCCGGGTGCCGTTAAAGTCCAGCGGTTATTTAATTATTGAGCAGACCGAGGCCATGACCACAGTGGATGTAAACACTGGTGCGTTTGTGGGGCGGCGCAATCTCGAAGAAACCATTTTTAAAACCAATATGGAAGCGGCGGGGGCCATCGCGCGGCAGTTGCGGGTACGCAATATCGGCGGAATTATCGTGTTGGATTTTATCGATATGCAAGACCCCGAGCATCAACGCCAAGTGCTGCGCACCTTAGAAAAAGCGCTGGAGAAAGATCACGCTAAAACTAAAATCACCGGCGTGTCGGAGCTGGGGCTGGTGGAAATGACGCGCAAGCGCACCCGTGAGTCCTTGGGGCAAATGCTGTGCGAGCCCTGCCCAATGTGCCGCGGTCGTGGCGAAGTGAAGTCTGCCGAAACCGTATGCTATGAAGTGTTTCGCGAAATTTTGCGTGAAGCGCGCGCCTACGATAACGAAAAATTTCTGGTGCTCGCCGCCTCGGTGGTAGTGGACCGATTGCTGGATGAAGAGGCCGCCTATGTCGCGGACCTGGAGGCGTTTATTGGGCGTACCATCGAGTTTCAGGTGGAGCCACTGTTTAATCAAGAGCAGTACGACATTGTGCTGGTTTGA
- the rapZ gene encoding RNase adapter RapZ encodes MHLVIVSGLSGSGKSTALNALEDAGYNCIDNLPVSLLPALVAQIQVHKDAENQNFAIGIDIRDAWQDLGIFPQMVHTLKDAHLPFTVVFLDAETKKIVQRFSETRRKHPLSDKHRHLNEAINTEHQLLGPMRDTADIVINTTDLNLHQLRDLIKTRVAEPASEGMAILFESFGFKHGPPNNADLVFDARCLPNPHWDPNLRRQTGKDADVISFLDKEPLVQQMYQDISHFLDRWWEHYQANNRSYITIAIGCTGGQHRSVYLCEKLQQHFSRSLENVQVRHRELNDNLHESH; translated from the coding sequence ATGCATTTAGTGATTGTCAGCGGGCTATCGGGCTCGGGTAAAAGTACAGCCCTGAATGCGCTGGAAGATGCGGGCTACAACTGTATCGACAACCTACCGGTCAGCTTACTGCCGGCGCTGGTGGCGCAAATCCAGGTTCACAAAGACGCTGAAAATCAGAACTTTGCCATCGGCATAGACATTCGCGACGCCTGGCAAGACTTGGGTATTTTTCCGCAGATGGTGCATACCCTGAAAGACGCCCATTTGCCATTCACTGTGGTGTTTCTGGATGCCGAAACCAAGAAAATTGTGCAGCGCTTCAGTGAAACCAGGCGCAAGCATCCCCTGAGCGATAAGCATCGCCACCTGAATGAGGCGATTAACACCGAGCACCAGCTGCTCGGCCCCATGCGCGATACCGCCGATATCGTCATTAACACCACCGATTTAAATCTGCATCAGCTGCGCGATTTAATTAAAACCCGAGTGGCTGAGCCTGCCAGTGAAGGCATGGCGATACTGTTTGAATCTTTCGGTTTCAAGCATGGCCCGCCGAACAACGCCGACCTGGTGTTCGACGCCCGCTGCCTGCCCAACCCACACTGGGATCCAAACCTGCGCCGACAAACCGGTAAAGACGCCGACGTTATTTCGTTTCTAGACAAGGAACCGCTGGTGCAGCAGATGTATCAAGACATCAGCCATTTTTTGGATCGTTGGTGGGAACACTACCAAGCCAACAACCGCAGCTACATCACCATCGCAATCGGTTGTACTGGCGGCCAGCACCGCTCGGTGTATTTGTGTGAAAAACTACAACAGCATTTTAGCCGCAGCCTGGAGAACGTTCAGGTTCGCCATCGCGAGCTGAATGACAATTTGCACGAGTCCCATTAA
- the mreD gene encoding rod shape-determining protein MreD: protein MLWLDRVGQYLLVLTTLLFALLLDIYPLPFDYQIFRPQFVLLVVIYWINVLPQSTSMTLLLVLGLVQDIVVGTPLGQHPLMLTVVGYLCLRTYRRVRHFARWQAALWVFFLVVLAQLLAYWVQSLLGREFAAAEFMLPALASASVWPLLSLLLDGLRRRHRIARQV from the coding sequence ATGTTGTGGTTGGATCGGGTTGGCCAGTATCTGCTGGTGCTGACAACATTGCTATTCGCCCTGTTGCTGGATATCTACCCCCTACCGTTCGATTATCAGATCTTCCGCCCGCAGTTTGTACTGCTTGTGGTGATTTACTGGATTAACGTCTTGCCGCAAAGCACCAGTATGACGCTGCTGCTGGTACTGGGTTTGGTACAGGATATTGTGGTGGGTACGCCCCTCGGGCAGCACCCTTTAATGCTGACGGTGGTAGGTTATCTGTGTCTGCGTACCTATCGCCGCGTGCGCCATTTTGCCCGTTGGCAGGCGGCGCTCTGGGTGTTCTTTTTGGTGGTATTGGCGCAGCTGCTGGCCTACTGGGTGCAGTCGCTTTTGGGGCGCGAGTTTGCCGCCGCCGAGTTTATGCTGCCGGCGTTGGCCAGCGCCAGTGTCTGGCCGCTTTTGTCACTGTTGCTGGACGGCTTGCGGCGCAGGCATCGTATCGCCCGGCAGGTCTAG
- a CDS encoding HPr family phosphocarrier protein, whose amino-acid sequence MPQRTVTIVNRKGLHARSAAKLVALGKELPCKVEIHHCDKRADCTSMMALMMLAAGLGTEICVHAEGERAEDALNAVCQLIEAGFDELNEE is encoded by the coding sequence ATGCCACAACGCACTGTCACCATCGTCAATCGCAAAGGCCTTCACGCCCGCTCCGCGGCCAAGCTGGTGGCACTGGGCAAAGAGCTACCCTGCAAGGTGGAGATACATCACTGCGATAAAAGAGCCGATTGCACCAGCATGATGGCCCTGATGATGCTGGCTGCGGGCCTGGGAACAGAAATTTGTGTGCACGCTGAGGGTGAACGCGCCGAAGACGCCCTCAACGCTGTATGCCAACTGATTGAAGCGGGCTTTGACGAGCTCAACGAAGAGTAA